One segment of Oreochromis niloticus isolate F11D_XX linkage group LG8, O_niloticus_UMD_NMBU, whole genome shotgun sequence DNA contains the following:
- the LOC100693401 gene encoding arf-GAP with dual PH domain-containing protein 1 isoform X1, which produces MALEAEGNKLQLQDVLARPGNDKCADCGNPEPDWASLTLGVFVCQACSLLHRSIPHISRVKSVQDTWDASEVELMAAMGNGAAKAKYEQKVPAFYYRPTHTDCKLLREQWIRAKYERNEFEFIEKQEPYSAGYREGFLWKRGRDNGQFLSRKFVLSEREGALKYFNKQDARDPKAIMKIETLNATFQPAKIGNPCGLQITYLKDNSTRNIFVYHSDAKEMVDWFNAIRAARFHYLQVAFPGASDEELVPKLTRNFMKEGFMEKTGPKHTEGFKKRWFTMDDRRLMYFKDPLDAYARGEVFIGSKENSYTVLAGLPPSTQGYHWNHGITIVTPDRKFLFACETEAEQQDWIAAFQRVINRPMRPQEYAVEAHFKHKP; this is translated from the exons AACCAGACTGGGCGTCGCTGACTTTGGGTGTGTTTGTTTGCCAGGCCTGCTCGCTCCTTCACCGGAGCATCCCACACATCAGCCGGGTCAAGTCTGTCCAGGACACATGGGATGCCAGTGAGGTGGAG TTAATGGCTGCAATGGGAAACGGTGCAGCCAAGGCCAAATATGAGCAGAAGGTTCCGGCTTTCTACTATAGACCAACACACACTGACTGCAA ACTGCTGAGAGAGCAGTGGATCAGAGCCAAGTACGAAAGGAACGAGTTTGAATTTATCGAGAAGCAAGAGCCATACTCTGCAG GGTACCGAGAGGGGTTTCTATGGAAACGAGGAAGAGACAACGGTCAGTTTCTCAGCAGAAAGTTCGTCCTGTCAGAGAGGGAGGGAGCGCTGAAATACTTCAACAAGCAGGAT GCCAGAGATCCCAAGGCAATAATGAAAATAGAAACCCTCAATGCCACCTTCCAGCCTGCCAAGATTGGCAACCCCTGCGGACTGCAGATCACCTACCTGAAAGACAACAGCACAAGGAACATCTTTGTTTACCACAGCGACGCCAAG GAGATGGTCGACTGGTTCAATGCTATCAGAGCGGCCAGGTTCCACTACCTGCAGGTTGCCTTCCCGGGAGCGAGTGACGAAGAG CTGGTGCCCAAACTGACCCGAAACTTTATGAAGGAAGGCTTTATGGAGAAAACGGGTCCAAAG CACACTGAGGGCTTCAAGAAGAGGTGGTTTACGATGGATGACAGGCGGCTCATGTATTTCAAAGACCCTCTG GATGCCTACGCCCGTGGGGAGGTGTTCATCGGCAGCAAGGAGAACAGCTACACTGTCCTGGCTGGCTTGCCGCCGTCCACACAGGGCTACCACTGGAACCACGGCATTACCATCGTCACGCCAGACAGGAAGTTCCTCTTTGCCTGTGAGACCGAGGCCGAGCAACAGGACTGGATAGCCGCTTTCCAGAGGGTCATAAATCGACCAATGAGGCCACAGGAGTACGCAG TGGAGGCCCATTTCAAACACAAACCTTGA
- the LOC100693401 gene encoding arf-GAP with dual PH domain-containing protein 1 isoform X2 — MAAMGNGAAKAKYEQKVPAFYYRPTHTDCKLLREQWIRAKYERNEFEFIEKQEPYSAGYREGFLWKRGRDNGQFLSRKFVLSEREGALKYFNKQDARDPKAIMKIETLNATFQPAKIGNPCGLQITYLKDNSTRNIFVYHSDAKEMVDWFNAIRAARFHYLQVAFPGASDEELVPKLTRNFMKEGFMEKTGPKHTEGFKKRWFTMDDRRLMYFKDPLDAYARGEVFIGSKENSYTVLAGLPPSTQGYHWNHGITIVTPDRKFLFACETEAEQQDWIAAFQRVINRPMRPQEYAVEAHFKHKP, encoded by the exons ATGGCTGCAATGGGAAACGGTGCAGCCAAGGCCAAATATGAGCAGAAGGTTCCGGCTTTCTACTATAGACCAACACACACTGACTGCAA ACTGCTGAGAGAGCAGTGGATCAGAGCCAAGTACGAAAGGAACGAGTTTGAATTTATCGAGAAGCAAGAGCCATACTCTGCAG GGTACCGAGAGGGGTTTCTATGGAAACGAGGAAGAGACAACGGTCAGTTTCTCAGCAGAAAGTTCGTCCTGTCAGAGAGGGAGGGAGCGCTGAAATACTTCAACAAGCAGGAT GCCAGAGATCCCAAGGCAATAATGAAAATAGAAACCCTCAATGCCACCTTCCAGCCTGCCAAGATTGGCAACCCCTGCGGACTGCAGATCACCTACCTGAAAGACAACAGCACAAGGAACATCTTTGTTTACCACAGCGACGCCAAG GAGATGGTCGACTGGTTCAATGCTATCAGAGCGGCCAGGTTCCACTACCTGCAGGTTGCCTTCCCGGGAGCGAGTGACGAAGAG CTGGTGCCCAAACTGACCCGAAACTTTATGAAGGAAGGCTTTATGGAGAAAACGGGTCCAAAG CACACTGAGGGCTTCAAGAAGAGGTGGTTTACGATGGATGACAGGCGGCTCATGTATTTCAAAGACCCTCTG GATGCCTACGCCCGTGGGGAGGTGTTCATCGGCAGCAAGGAGAACAGCTACACTGTCCTGGCTGGCTTGCCGCCGTCCACACAGGGCTACCACTGGAACCACGGCATTACCATCGTCACGCCAGACAGGAAGTTCCTCTTTGCCTGTGAGACCGAGGCCGAGCAACAGGACTGGATAGCCGCTTTCCAGAGGGTCATAAATCGACCAATGAGGCCACAGGAGTACGCAG TGGAGGCCCATTTCAAACACAAACCTTGA